Proteins encoded together in one Candidatus Lariskella endosymbiont of Epinotia ramella window:
- the metG gene encoding methionine--tRNA ligase, whose amino-acid sequence MSSKFYITTPIYYVNDVPHIGHAYTSLACDFIARFKRLDGDDAFFLTGTDEHGQKIEKTAVAKGIEPKEFVDKMYIPFKELCSKMNFSNSDFIRTTEERHVRYVQDIWKQLVASGDVYMGKYSGWYATRDEAFYSEDEIQDGKAPTGAPVEWVEEDSYFFRLSAWQDKLLDFYEQHPEFIGPESRRNEVISFVKSGLVDLSVSRTSFSWGIPVPGDERHVIYVWLDALFNYISAVASGQSSLWPCDLHVVGKDILRFHAVYWPAFLMALSMPLPKRIFAHGWWTNEGQKISKSLGNVIDPVALVDQYGLDYIRYFLMREINFGSDGNYSHQLFVQRVNSELANNIGNLVHRVMTFIYNNLDGVIPEKVVISQEDEVIMSLAYSAIDKVRLHVDKQEISAALAIIIELGSACNIYMEKNAPWRLRKEDIDRMNAVLVTLSECIRVIGILLQPVVPGSAAKILGIFNITEEQQFEKIHEMKVRLQGVSGINIQKPSVIFSRLEV is encoded by the coding sequence ATGTCATCCAAATTCTATATAACGACTCCAATATATTATGTTAACGATGTTCCACATATAGGGCATGCTTATACGAGTCTTGCGTGCGATTTTATAGCAAGGTTTAAGCGTTTAGATGGAGATGATGCTTTTTTTCTCACTGGAACAGATGAGCATGGGCAGAAAATTGAGAAGACTGCGGTTGCAAAGGGTATAGAGCCAAAGGAATTTGTGGATAAAATGTATATTCCTTTTAAAGAGCTTTGTTCTAAAATGAATTTTTCCAATTCAGATTTTATACGTACGACAGAGGAGAGGCATGTTCGCTACGTTCAAGATATTTGGAAACAATTGGTTGCAAGCGGTGATGTTTACATGGGGAAATATAGTGGCTGGTATGCAACACGTGATGAAGCTTTTTATTCGGAAGATGAAATTCAAGATGGAAAAGCTCCAACTGGTGCTCCTGTTGAATGGGTAGAAGAAGATAGTTATTTTTTTAGACTATCAGCATGGCAAGATAAGTTATTAGATTTTTATGAGCAACATCCGGAGTTCATTGGACCTGAATCAAGGCGCAATGAGGTGATCTCATTTGTCAAAAGTGGTCTTGTTGATTTATCTGTTTCTAGAACCAGCTTTTCTTGGGGAATTCCGGTGCCAGGTGATGAGCGCCATGTAATATACGTTTGGCTAGATGCTTTATTCAACTATATCTCTGCTGTTGCAAGTGGTCAGTCTTCCTTATGGCCTTGTGATTTACATGTAGTTGGTAAAGATATACTGAGATTTCATGCAGTCTATTGGCCTGCTTTTTTAATGGCTCTCTCAATGCCACTTCCAAAGCGGATATTTGCACATGGTTGGTGGACAAATGAAGGGCAAAAAATTTCAAAGTCACTTGGTAATGTAATAGATCCGGTTGCGCTGGTTGATCAATATGGTCTTGACTATATAAGATATTTTTTGATGAGAGAGATAAATTTTGGCAGCGACGGTAATTACTCGCATCAGTTATTTGTACAAAGAGTAAATAGCGAGCTTGCGAATAATATAGGAAATTTAGTTCATCGTGTAATGACTTTTATATATAACAATCTTGATGGAGTCATTCCAGAGAAGGTAGTAATTAGTCAAGAAGATGAAGTGATAATGTCTCTTGCATACTCTGCCATTGATAAAGTGAGATTGCACGTAGATAAGCAGGAAATTAGTGCAGCGCTTGCCATTATAATCGAGCTTGGAAGCGCATGCAATATATATATGGAGAAGAATGCGCCTTGGAGATTGCGAAAAGAGGATATAGACCGTATGAACGCAGTGCTAGTCACTTTGTCTGAGTGTATAAGAGTGATAGGTATACTGCTGCAACCTGTAGTCCCAGGTTCTGCGGCGAAAATTTTAGGGATATTTAATATCACTGAAGAGCAGCAATTTGAAAAAATACATGAGATGAAGGTTAGGTTACAAGGTGTTTCTGGTATCAATATACAAAAACCCTCGGTGATTTTCAGTAGGCTGGAGGTTTGA
- a CDS encoding MFS transporter: protein MFNSLTLSQRKAVLLLSTSTFLEYFDVMLYIHMAVVLNELFFSSSGLKFSDAIGYTATFALRPIWALIIGRIGDTIGRKSTVIFTVLLASTSCILIAVLPTYSQIGIFATILFVFCRITQGLAAMGEVIGADIYLMETIKPPAQYPISGLTTIAASLGGFAALAFASFAVSTNFNWRFAFITGATVTLLTALARKTLHETPEFLYAISKAKTKAVHNTTTSNFNFSNKTALAIFAMDCGWPLGFYLLYAYCNNILKSKFGYSAEQIINHNLTIGITLLFNHIVITCLSYKFHPLKMLKFRIFIFSALVIFYPYIVSTASSASHILALQILITFVPIDLVTATPIILKHIPTLKRFTYSAFLYSISKAVITVVTSFGFIYLIEKYGKLGPLFLIVPIVISCITGVLYFHKLEFTK from the coding sequence ATGTTCAATAGCTTAACATTATCTCAAAGAAAAGCTGTACTTTTACTATCCACTAGCACATTTCTTGAATATTTTGACGTAATGCTATATATACATATGGCGGTCGTATTAAATGAGCTATTTTTCTCATCATCAGGTTTAAAATTTTCCGACGCAATAGGGTACACTGCAACATTCGCTTTAAGACCAATATGGGCTCTTATTATAGGCAGAATAGGAGATACTATAGGAAGAAAATCTACTGTAATCTTTACAGTGTTACTTGCCTCCACATCTTGTATATTAATTGCAGTTCTGCCAACATATTCGCAGATAGGAATCTTCGCTACTATACTCTTCGTCTTTTGTAGAATTACACAGGGACTTGCTGCAATGGGAGAAGTTATAGGAGCAGATATATATCTTATGGAAACAATCAAACCACCAGCTCAATATCCAATTAGCGGTCTAACTACGATTGCTGCCTCACTTGGTGGATTTGCAGCACTTGCTTTTGCTTCATTTGCAGTATCAACAAACTTCAATTGGCGATTTGCATTTATAACAGGAGCAACAGTCACACTGTTAACTGCACTTGCAAGAAAAACGCTACATGAGACACCTGAGTTTTTATACGCTATCTCAAAAGCAAAGACGAAAGCAGTGCACAATACCACTACATCAAACTTTAATTTTAGCAACAAAACTGCTTTAGCTATTTTTGCTATGGATTGCGGATGGCCGCTGGGGTTTTATCTGCTGTATGCATACTGTAACAACATCCTTAAAAGTAAGTTTGGCTATTCAGCAGAACAAATTATTAATCACAACTTAACAATAGGCATAACTCTTCTTTTCAATCACATAGTCATTACATGCCTAAGTTATAAATTTCACCCACTCAAAATGCTAAAATTCAGAATTTTTATATTTTCTGCGCTTGTAATATTCTATCCTTATATAGTTTCTACTGCTAGCAGCGCATCACATATTTTAGCATTGCAAATATTAATTACATTTGTGCCAATAGATTTAGTAACAGCAACACCAATAATACTAAAACATATACCAACATTGAAACGCTTTACCTATAGCGCTTTTTTATACTCTATTTCAAAGGCTGTTATTACAGTAGTAACATCATTTGGTTTTATATATCTCATAGAGAAGTATGGAAAACTCGGCCCCTTATTCTTGATCGTACCAATTGTTATTTCTTGTATAACGGGAGTATTGTATTTTCATAAATTAGAATTTACTAAGTAA
- the fliD gene encoding flagellar filament capping protein FliD, translating into MKGISNNLASASMGDNRYKTPLGNKQKAEYPTIQDCIDSIAENVDSKFFDKNKITTTVLQKTKSTYQELDKNQEDISKYKEQFDNLQKLGDSTASLYKVTQQLRESANSKEDNVFASRTIYGKDIEKYADISVHSATIPDLKLQINQLASAHQISSTSSFRNTKTPLVKENKDPGDSAIFTPGTFKIGIPNFPHLSATFKSKDTNITDTSLAQHIKAGVFYIYEKESGNNIEIIIKADDILEKLKNKINQSHSNVKASIISENGEFRLLIQSKQPGPLNAYEIIDKKNILNDQFKSEDPVNGYKSYALVKLEEGNNVITILESINYHSKVTGVSASYMRVNDDEYKIFLKNDYTGAGTIVDLLDESGCLGDTFSRNFEFNGSITSSVGFESKDSPVVYEYHQKPDVFTAGYITINGEKILLEKGDTLTTVQDKINNVRGSTNVTAEITENQGGDNKFRISLTYTGTAPEKVIKIKDHYMSLNSVFPSIDSASSAKYITNEATINHPTNAIIELNGQIIQRSHNTITDVFSRGALKIKLKNTTESPIHVQIIPDQEKIWDATLDFVTKYSTLLRQICKYGYDDSPKEGLGALARDDILKQISNNLAISQHTRSILDSIGISFVTEPEQTNDKGEFEPQCQVLGIYKEIFQKAINDDITKIEELFAFTLRSTSENFHTPLSYERKNVDFGRLIVDSIDYEVDFNKLEVISSQSKFVASKDIAVVKKDGNIIINNRNIKLSEGDSLATLAEKINKVFPKSKNPIGKNNEAQAEIEAKIIGSDGYNAILLELNQHQDLEIVDYDNILGDLFKAELPSFESILFDDENAAAVNKPEENNLNLLKEGTFKINDQQIQVSPGDTWKDIVQKINDLNIDGITAEIVPNAHRYQLKIQQLDNLDTKLRIHDFHEVTKGVIHAANTNLKTKFPSYESKSFHKDAIAVNKPKENYPDLLKEGTFKINNKDIRVSQGDTWQDIAQKINNLNLNGITAEIIPNTNRYKLQIKQDNPNTMLWIQDHDKITKGIITQGFKDQLTLFESISFYKDAVAVNKPGENNLKLLKEGIFQINNNDIQVSQGDTWQNIVEKINNLKIDGITIEIVPETSQYKLQIQKDKPNTKLEIQDNDEVIKGAITPVENMNDDKAKLFFDTTRVATAKVNTAADVIQKNTLFKITRLQSRPDKQLATIDIFNPANQPQNYIQCQVSYINFAEQLHSANDAKSYRKIKDHANVKIQQGIIDKIAVKIKDYSNLQFIAKDNIISNKMQQLQKKISESETKQQKLEKEADKKCKEVMVYIKQQETTYEMNKKMNKKLWGNSKDEL; encoded by the coding sequence ATGAAAGGAATATCCAACAACCTAGCTTCGGCTAGCATGGGTGATAATAGGTATAAAACACCACTAGGAAATAAACAAAAAGCTGAATATCCAACAATTCAAGATTGTATAGATTCAATTGCAGAAAATGTTGATTCAAAATTCTTTGACAAGAACAAGATTACGACTACCGTCTTACAAAAGACCAAAAGCACGTATCAGGAGTTAGATAAAAACCAAGAGGACATATCAAAATATAAAGAACAGTTTGATAACTTACAGAAACTCGGCGATAGTACTGCGAGTCTTTATAAAGTAACGCAGCAATTAAGAGAGTCCGCAAACTCAAAAGAGGATAATGTATTTGCATCCAGAACTATATACGGTAAAGATATAGAAAAATATGCAGATATATCTGTACATAGCGCTACAATCCCAGATCTAAAACTTCAAATTAATCAACTAGCCTCTGCACACCAGATAAGCAGCACATCTTCTTTCAGAAACACTAAAACACCCTTAGTCAAAGAAAATAAAGACCCAGGAGATTCAGCGATTTTCACTCCTGGTACATTCAAAATTGGCATACCTAACTTTCCACATCTAAGCGCAACATTCAAAAGCAAAGATACAAATATTACAGATACTTCACTTGCACAACATATCAAAGCTGGAGTGTTTTATATTTATGAAAAAGAATCAGGAAATAACATTGAGATTATTATCAAAGCAGATGACATACTAGAGAAATTGAAGAATAAAATAAATCAATCGCACTCTAATGTTAAAGCGAGTATAATTTCAGAAAATGGAGAATTTAGATTATTAATACAATCTAAACAGCCAGGACCTCTCAATGCATACGAAATCATTGATAAAAAGAATATACTAAACGACCAATTTAAAAGCGAAGATCCTGTAAATGGATACAAAAGCTATGCATTAGTAAAACTAGAAGAAGGTAACAACGTAATAACAATATTGGAAAGTATTAATTACCACAGCAAGGTAACTGGCGTATCTGCAAGCTATATGCGTGTTAACGATGATGAATACAAAATTTTTCTGAAAAATGACTATACAGGCGCAGGAACTATAGTGGATCTTTTGGATGAAAGTGGTTGTCTTGGAGATACATTTTCTAGAAACTTTGAATTCAATGGCAGCATCACCAGCAGTGTTGGGTTTGAGTCAAAAGACTCACCTGTAGTATACGAATATCACCAAAAACCTGATGTATTCACAGCAGGTTACATCACAATAAATGGAGAGAAAATTTTACTAGAAAAAGGTGATACGCTAACTACCGTGCAAGATAAGATAAATAACGTACGCGGATCAACAAACGTGACAGCTGAAATCACTGAAAATCAAGGCGGTGATAATAAGTTCCGAATATCTCTCACATACACCGGAACAGCACCAGAAAAAGTCATAAAGATCAAAGATCATTATATGTCGTTAAACAGCGTGTTTCCGTCAATTGATTCAGCAAGTAGCGCCAAATATATCACAAACGAAGCAACCATAAACCATCCAACAAATGCTATTATAGAACTAAATGGGCAGATCATTCAACGCTCTCATAACACTATCACAGATGTTTTTAGCAGGGGTGCATTAAAAATAAAGTTAAAAAATACCACTGAATCTCCCATTCACGTCCAAATCATTCCAGATCAAGAGAAAATATGGGATGCTACACTAGATTTTGTAACAAAATACAGCACTTTATTGCGTCAAATCTGTAAATACGGATATGATGACTCTCCAAAAGAAGGTCTTGGAGCACTAGCAAGAGACGACATACTTAAACAAATATCAAACAATCTTGCAATATCACAACACACAAGATCAATACTAGATAGCATAGGGATATCTTTTGTAACAGAACCTGAACAAACAAATGACAAAGGTGAATTTGAACCACAATGTCAAGTTCTTGGTATATACAAGGAAATTTTTCAAAAGGCAATAAATGATGATATCACAAAAATAGAAGAACTATTTGCTTTCACACTAAGGTCAACTTCAGAGAATTTTCATACGCCATTGTCATACGAAAGAAAAAATGTAGATTTTGGCAGATTAATAGTTGATTCAATCGACTATGAAGTAGACTTCAACAAATTGGAAGTCATATCGTCACAGAGCAAATTCGTCGCAAGCAAAGATATCGCGGTTGTGAAAAAAGACGGAAACATAATAATTAACAATCGCAATATAAAGCTCTCTGAAGGAGATTCTCTTGCTACACTTGCCGAGAAAATTAACAAAGTGTTTCCCAAAAGTAAAAACCCAATAGGTAAAAATAATGAAGCTCAAGCAGAAATTGAAGCAAAAATTATAGGATCAGATGGTTATAACGCAATTTTACTCGAGCTAAATCAGCACCAAGATCTTGAAATTGTAGACTATGACAACATACTTGGAGACCTTTTTAAAGCTGAGTTACCATCATTTGAAAGCATATTATTCGATGATGAAAACGCAGCAGCAGTTAACAAGCCAGAAGAAAATAACTTAAACCTATTAAAAGAAGGAACATTTAAAATAAACGACCAGCAAATTCAAGTCTCACCAGGTGACACGTGGAAAGATATAGTACAAAAAATAAACGACCTCAATATCGATGGCATAACTGCAGAAATTGTACCAAACGCTCATAGATATCAACTAAAGATCCAGCAACTTGACAATCTTGATACAAAGCTTCGTATACATGATTTTCATGAAGTTACTAAAGGTGTAATCCATGCCGCAAATACAAATCTTAAGACTAAGTTCCCGTCATATGAAAGCAAGTCATTCCATAAGGATGCAATTGCAGTTAACAAGCCAAAAGAAAATTATCCTGATCTATTAAAAGAAGGAACATTTAAAATAAACAACAAGGATATTCGAGTCTCACAAGGTGATACATGGCAAGATATAGCGCAAAAAATAAATAATCTTAATCTCAATGGTATCACTGCCGAAATTATACCAAACACTAATAGATATAAGCTACAAATCAAGCAAGATAATCCTAATACAATGCTCTGGATCCAAGATCATGATAAAATTACTAAAGGTATAATCACTCAAGGTTTTAAGGACCAGTTAACATTATTTGAAAGCATATCATTCTATAAAGATGCAGTTGCAGTTAACAAGCCAGGAGAAAATAATTTAAAGCTATTGAAAGAAGGAATATTTCAAATAAACAACAATGATATTCAAGTCTCACAAGGTGATACATGGCAAAATATAGTGGAAAAAATAAATAACCTTAAGATCGATGGCATCACGATCGAAATTGTACCAGAAACTTCTCAATACAAGCTACAAATACAGAAAGACAAGCCCAATACAAAGCTTGAGATACAAGATAATGATGAAGTGATTAAAGGTGCAATCACTCCAGTAGAAAATATGAACGACGATAAAGCAAAGCTTTTTTTTGACACAACAAGAGTCGCAACAGCAAAAGTAAATACCGCTGCAGATGTAATTCAAAAAAATACTCTTTTTAAAATAACACGCCTACAGTCAAGGCCAGATAAGCAACTAGCTACGATCGACATTTTTAACCCAGCTAACCAACCTCAAAATTACATACAATGCCAAGTCTCTTACATCAATTTTGCCGAGCAATTGCATAGTGCTAACGATGCAAAGTCCTATAGAAAAATAAAAGATCACGCTAATGTAAAGATACAGCAGGGAATTATAGATAAAATCGCAGTAAAAATTAAAGATTATTCCAATTTGCAATTTATAGCAAAAGACAATATAATATCAAATAAAATGCAACAGCTTCAGAAAAAGATCTCCGAATCAGAAACAAAACAACAAAAATTAGAAAAAGAAGCTGATAAAAAATGCAAAGAGGTGATGGTTTATATCAAACAACAAGAAACAACATATGAAATGAATAAGAAGATGAATAAAAAGCTTTGGGGAAATTCCAAAGATGAATTATAA
- the bioA gene encoding adenosylmethionine--8-amino-7-oxononanoate transaminase: MQGDLLWHPFTQEKTKGKQIHIERGEGTKIFDASGKSYLDMISSWWVNLHGHANLEIADAIYKQAKKLEHVIFAGFTHTPAVELCTELNKFLPESLVKFFFSDNGSTSVEVALKMAYQFWFNGGERNRTIFFCFEGAYHGDTFGAMSVSAIPKFHGVFKELFFKSVAIPFPNTWDNDNEVEEKEQNALRVLEECLESYGNQVAAFIMEPIIQGASGMRYARPSFVQKVCELLRSYGILLIFDEVMTGFYRTGKMFALEHVGVVPDIICLSKGLTGGFLPLALTVTTKRIYDAFLGDGFDKALAHGHSYTANPIACAAAIASACLLSRDETVKSVNKIVSIQKASLEKLYSIFSSVIMRPRCFGTIAAFDLDDKSYNIKDVSLKLLDMGVFIRPLGSTIYLLPPYCISQDELAYSYRAIEDCLKIAL, encoded by the coding sequence ATGCAAGGCGACCTTTTATGGCATCCATTTACGCAGGAAAAAACTAAAGGCAAGCAAATACACATAGAGAGAGGAGAGGGGACAAAAATCTTTGATGCTAGTGGAAAGAGCTATCTTGATATGATATCCAGTTGGTGGGTTAATTTGCATGGACATGCGAATCTTGAGATTGCAGATGCAATCTATAAGCAAGCAAAAAAGTTAGAGCATGTTATATTCGCTGGTTTTACACATACTCCTGCAGTGGAACTTTGCACAGAGCTGAATAAATTCCTGCCAGAATCTCTCGTGAAGTTCTTCTTTTCTGACAATGGCTCAACATCAGTTGAAGTCGCTCTAAAAATGGCGTATCAGTTTTGGTTTAATGGAGGAGAGCGTAATCGCACCATATTTTTTTGTTTTGAAGGTGCATATCATGGTGACACATTTGGTGCTATGAGCGTCTCAGCAATTCCTAAATTTCATGGCGTTTTTAAAGAGTTATTTTTTAAAAGTGTTGCAATTCCATTCCCAAATACTTGGGACAATGATAATGAAGTGGAAGAAAAAGAACAAAATGCATTGAGAGTGCTAGAAGAATGTCTTGAAAGTTATGGGAACCAGGTTGCTGCCTTCATTATGGAGCCTATAATTCAAGGTGCAAGTGGCATGAGGTATGCTAGGCCATCTTTTGTTCAAAAAGTTTGTGAGCTTCTTAGAAGCTACGGTATTTTACTGATATTTGATGAGGTAATGACTGGTTTTTATAGGACTGGTAAAATGTTTGCTTTAGAGCATGTTGGTGTGGTGCCTGACATTATATGTCTTTCTAAAGGGTTAACAGGTGGTTTCTTGCCGCTTGCCCTGACTGTTACCACAAAGAGAATTTATGATGCATTTCTTGGAGATGGTTTTGATAAAGCACTTGCGCATGGGCATTCTTATACTGCAAATCCAATAGCATGTGCAGCAGCAATAGCCTCTGCCTGTCTATTATCTAGAGATGAAACGGTAAAAAGTGTTAACAAAATAGTATCAATACAAAAGGCAAGTCTTGAGAAGTTGTATTCTATTTTTTCAAGTGTTATCATGCGCCCTAGGTGTTTTGGAACAATAGCTGCTTTTGATTTAGATGATAAGTCATATAATATCAAAGATGTATCGTTAAAGCTTTTGGATATGGGGGTTTTTATACGTCCTCTTGGCAGTACGATTTATTTATTGCCGCCGTATTGTATTTCACAAGATGAGTTAGCTTATTCCTATAGAGCTATAGAAGATTGTCTTAAAATTGCGCTATAG
- a CDS encoding IS256 family transposase — protein MIKTRSKFWLSNFTELKNRGLKDILIACSDNLTGMSEAICASYPKTEHQLCIVHQIRNSLKYVSYKDRKLLASDLKLIYSSATEDEARLALESFDKKWSKRYPHIAKSWYNNWENLVIFLQYPESIRKIIYTTNAIESLNSQLRKVTRNKRVFPNDDSVFKALYLTIDYITKKWTMPISKWNEAMAHFIIKFDGRF, from the coding sequence TTGATAAAGACTCGATCTAAATTCTGGCTTAGTAATTTTACTGAATTGAAGAATCGAGGATTAAAAGATATATTAATTGCCTGTAGTGATAACCTGACTGGTATGTCTGAAGCTATATGCGCAAGTTATCCCAAAACTGAGCATCAGCTTTGTATAGTACATCAAATTAGAAATAGCCTGAAGTATGTATCATATAAAGACAGAAAATTATTGGCATCAGATTTAAAGCTTATTTATAGCTCTGCTACTGAAGATGAAGCGCGTCTTGCTCTAGAATCTTTTGATAAGAAATGGAGTAAACGATATCCACATATAGCAAAATCCTGGTATAATAATTGGGAGAATCTGGTAATATTTTTGCAATATCCAGAGAGTATCCGTAAGATAATTTACACTACAAATGCTATAGAATCGCTGAATAGTCAGTTGAGAAAAGTTACAAGAAATAAGCGTGTTTTCCCAAATGATGATTCGGTATTCAAGGCTTTATACCTAACGATTGATTATATTACCAAAAAATGGACCATGCCTATCTCTAAATGGAATGAAGCTATGGCTCATTTTATAATCAAATTTGATGGGAGATTTTAA
- a CDS encoding lysine--tRNA ligase: MREIIDVALKSKAWPFVCAEGILKRIDYKLPEKGYVLFETGYGPSGIPHIGTFGEVVRTTIVRKAFELISGMPTRLFCVSDDMDGMRKIPDTIPNPGEYKKYMDLPLTSIPDPFGVASSFGHNMNARLRSFLDHFGFEYEFFSATECYKTGVFNKMLLKALECYDEIMDIMLPTLGAERQSTYSPFLPVCQKTGKVLQVPITSRDVKAGTVTYKNLDGETCVNPVTDGHCKLQWKPDFGMRWASFDVDFEMYGKDHLVNGPIYSKICAVLGGKPPYQMFYELFLDEQGQKISKSKGNGLTIDTWLRYAPQESLALFMYMSPQKAKKLYFNVIPKHVDEYLIYLNKYHQEQDLSKKIENPVYHIHSGNPPLIEVKISYSLILNLVSACNTNSKEAILGYVEKLYPGCDIDKLSDEYLMILKMVEGAINYYEDHIKSRKSFKIPSENERVALSALAVALSQIDDKSDGDTIQNHIYRIGKENGFDMKEWFSALYGMLLGASDGPRIGPFIALYGTKATIELINNALAR; this comes from the coding sequence ATCCGTGAGATTATTGATGTGGCTTTAAAATCAAAAGCTTGGCCTTTTGTGTGTGCAGAGGGAATTTTAAAGAGGATTGATTATAAATTACCAGAAAAGGGCTACGTATTATTTGAAACTGGTTATGGTCCATCTGGCATTCCGCATATTGGAACTTTTGGTGAGGTTGTAAGAACAACAATTGTTAGAAAGGCATTTGAACTTATCTCGGGTATGCCGACAAGGCTTTTTTGCGTTTCTGATGATATGGATGGCATGAGGAAGATTCCAGATACCATTCCAAACCCTGGAGAATATAAGAAATACATGGATTTGCCGCTTACAAGTATTCCAGATCCATTTGGTGTTGCAAGTAGCTTTGGTCATAATATGAATGCAAGACTCAGGAGTTTCTTAGACCATTTTGGTTTTGAATATGAGTTTTTTAGTGCAACAGAATGTTATAAGACTGGCGTTTTTAATAAGATGCTATTGAAGGCTTTGGAATGTTATGATGAGATTATGGATATCATGCTTCCAACTTTGGGTGCTGAAAGGCAAAGTACATATAGTCCATTTTTACCAGTTTGCCAAAAAACAGGTAAGGTACTTCAGGTGCCTATTACTAGCCGTGATGTAAAAGCTGGTACGGTGACATATAAAAATTTGGATGGTGAAACTTGTGTAAACCCTGTTACAGATGGGCATTGTAAGCTTCAATGGAAGCCAGATTTTGGAATGCGGTGGGCATCTTTCGATGTGGATTTTGAGATGTATGGTAAAGATCATCTGGTGAATGGACCTATATACAGCAAAATTTGTGCTGTGCTTGGTGGAAAACCACCTTACCAGATGTTTTATGAACTATTTTTAGATGAGCAGGGGCAAAAGATCTCTAAGTCCAAGGGTAACGGACTCACAATAGATACGTGGCTTAGATATGCGCCGCAAGAAAGTCTTGCTCTATTCATGTATATGTCACCACAAAAAGCGAAGAAGTTATATTTTAATGTCATACCAAAACATGTAGATGAATATCTAATATATCTTAATAAATATCATCAAGAACAAGATTTGAGCAAAAAAATAGAGAATCCAGTCTATCATATACATAGTGGAAATCCTCCGCTTATTGAAGTGAAAATCAGTTATTCACTAATATTGAATCTTGTTAGTGCTTGTAATACAAACAGCAAAGAGGCGATACTTGGCTATGTTGAGAAATTATATCCTGGTTGTGATATTGACAAGTTGTCTGATGAATATCTGATGATTTTGAAGATGGTTGAGGGTGCAATAAATTATTACGAAGATCATATCAAATCTAGAAAATCATTTAAAATCCCAAGTGAAAATGAGAGAGTGGCGCTGAGTGCTCTTGCTGTCGCACTATCTCAAATCGATGATAAAAGTGATGGTGATACGATTCAGAATCATATTTATCGTATAGGAAAGGAAAATGGGTTTGATATGAAGGAATGGTTCTCCGCACTTTATGGAATGTTGCTAGGTGCAAGTGACGGTCCAAGAATTGGTCCATTTATAGCGCTTTATGGCACAAAAGCTACAATAGAATTAATAAATAATGCGCTTGCGAGGTAG
- a CDS encoding SH3 domain-containing protein, translating into MHRSLSIKLINLQVLLFYIFTYALICHTHSVAFCAVDLGVKTGQVTGLPIPRYVSLKSNEINLRAGPGMQYPIRYIYRCTGYPMKVVAEFEHWRLLRDLNDVEGWVHKSLISGRSNVVIKGNDIKKILPYSVPKNEAIIFNFPNEDSYPVVRVEFGVVAMLKKCQDEWCYIEVERIYRGWIRKENLYGAFLN; encoded by the coding sequence ATGCATAGGTCTTTATCGATAAAACTAATAAACCTTCAAGTACTGTTATTTTATATTTTTACATATGCACTTATTTGTCACACTCATAGCGTTGCATTCTGTGCTGTAGATCTTGGTGTAAAAACAGGTCAAGTTACAGGCCTGCCTATTCCAAGATATGTTTCGCTTAAATCAAATGAGATAAATCTTAGGGCAGGTCCTGGGATGCAATATCCAATACGTTATATCTATAGATGTACTGGATATCCAATGAAGGTCGTTGCTGAATTTGAGCATTGGAGATTGCTGAGAGATTTGAATGATGTTGAAGGTTGGGTGCACAAAAGCTTGATATCTGGTCGGTCTAATGTGGTTATAAAAGGTAATGATATCAAGAAAATATTGCCATATAGTGTTCCAAAAAATGAAGCGATTATATTTAATTTTCCGAATGAAGATTCATACCCTGTAGTACGTGTTGAATTTGGAGTGGTTGCTATGCTAAAAAAGTGTCAAGATGAATGGTGTTATATCGAAGTAGAAAGAATCTATAGAGGATGGATTAGAAAAGAGAATCTTTATGGTGCATTTTTGAATTGA